The Leptodactylus fuscus isolate aLepFus1 chromosome 3, aLepFus1.hap2, whole genome shotgun sequence genome has a segment encoding these proteins:
- the LOC142198583 gene encoding cytochrome P450 2K6-like has protein sequence MDLGFSSASFVLVLALLYILHFLKSWKKSHAENFPPGPRCFPLIGNLHLVDLQRPHLTYLQFSKKYGPVFRVQMGMKTMVVLAGYETVKEALVTNAEVFGERGLLKIFTSMDKGMGVTFSQGENWKIMRRFAISTLRDFGMGKSIIEEKIIEECSHLTNYFASFKGKPLDDSMILRAAVANIIVSILLRIRMDYDDPQFRRLLHLAHENVRLLGTPMVLLYNMFPFLGMFPGSHKTIVENVEELCDFITKTFTEHLKKLDENDQRSFIDAFLIRQKEEAGDPQSYFHDGNLTRVVRNLFSAGIETTASTLSWGLLLMAKYPKIQEKVQEEILSVIGSAQPLYSHRGQMPFTNAVIHEIQRFADIVPLNLGHETTKDVTLKGYFLPKGTYIVPLLTSVLRDKTQFEKPEEFYPNHFLDSKGNFRKNEAFMPFSAGRRACAGETLARMELFIFFTTLLQKFTFSSPPGVTEVDMTPDIGMTNAPKPQMICAILCG, from the exons ATGGATTTGGGGTTCTCTTCAGCTTCTTTTGTGCTGGTTTTGGCTCTTCTATATATCCTGCATTTCctaaaaagttggaaaaaaagtCATGCTGAGAATTTCCCTCCCGGTCCCAGATGTTTTCCGCTGATCGGGAATTTGCACCTTGTAGATTTACAGAGACCTCACCTCACTTATCTACAG TTTTCAAAGAAGTATGGTCCGGTGTTTCGTGTCCAGATGGGTATGAAAACAATGGTGGTCTTAGCCGGATATGAGACTGTGAAAGAAGCTCTAGTCACTAATGCAGAAGTGTTTGGAGAAAGGGGATTGCTGAAAATATTCACTAGTATGGACAAGGGAATGG GAGTTACTTTCTCACAAGGTGAAAACTGGAAGATTATGAGACGTTTTGCAATATCCACATTACGGGACTTTGGCATGGGAAAAAGTATCATAGAGGAGAAGATTATTGAAGAATGTTCACACTTGACTAATTATTTTGCAtctttcaaag GAAAGCCATTGGACGACTCTATGATCCTACGAGCTGCTGTGGCAAATATAATAGTGTCCATTTTACTAAGGATTCGTATGGACTATGATGATCCTCAATTCAGGAGACTGCTACACCTGGCACATGAGAATGTTAGACTTTTGGGAACTCCAATGGTTTTG CTCTATAACATGTTCCCATTCCTTGGAATGTTTCCCGGTAGTCACAAGACAATTGTTGAAAATGTTGAGGAACTTTGTGACTTTATTACAAAAACATTCACAGAACACCTGAAGAAATTGGATGAAAATGATCAAAGAAGTTTCATTGATGCTTTCCTCATCAGACAAAAAGAG GAAGCGGGAGACCCTCAGTCTTATTTCCACGACGGAAATCTGACGCGAGTTGTAAGAAACCTGTTCTCAGCGGGAATAGAGACAACAGCCTCTACACTGTCCTGGGGACTTCTTCTAATGGCAAAATATCCAAAAATCCAAG AAAAAGTTCAGGAGGAGATTTTATCAGTCATTGGCTCCGCACAGCCCTTATACAGCCACCGAGGACAAATGCCCTTTACAAATGCAGTAATACACGAAATCCAGAGATTCGCTGACATTGTGCCTCTTAATTTGGGCCATGAAACAACCAAAGATGTGACCCTTAAGGGATATTTTCTTCCAAAA GGAACTTATATCGTTCCATTATTGACCTCGGTATTGAGAGATAAGACTCAGTTTGAGAAACCAGAAGAGTTTTATCCAAATCATTTTCTTGACTCCAAGGGAAATTTCAGAAAGAATGAAGCCTTCATGCCATTCTCTGCAG gtcGTAGAGCCTGTGCCGGAGAGACACTTGCTAGAATGGAGCTTTTCATCTTTTTCACAACCCTTCTGCAGAAATTCACCTTCTCCTCCCCCCCAGGGGTCACTGAGGTGGACATGACACCTGACATTGGAATGACAAATGCACCGAAACCCCAGATGATTTGTGCCATCCTTTGTGGTTAA